In bacterium 336/3, the following proteins share a genomic window:
- a CDS encoding cytochrome oxidase subunit III translates to MAHSATTVSNSKTGAWFGGKEPMNASYGKLMMWYFLLSDAFSFSGLLVAYAVLRFKEVGYYDSPLAKTFASIKEAGAGFVPSEFYWPIPERIFDAFPFFHGQHLPLIFVGLMTFILIMSSVTMVLAVEAGHRRDRADVEKWMLWTILGGITFLGCQAWEWTHFITGTDKGVVRDVWMNGEWVKQTIKGANLTANEYGPAPFAFSFFTITGFHGFHVFSGVMINIIIFFNSAIGIYDRPGRNYEMVEKVGLYWHFVDLVWVFVFTFFYLV, encoded by the coding sequence ATGGCACACTCTGCTACAACAGTATCTAACTCTAAAACAGGAGCTTGGTTCGGTGGAAAAGAACCCATGAACGCCAGCTATGGCAAACTCATGATGTGGTATTTCTTACTCTCTGATGCGTTTTCTTTTTCAGGACTATTAGTAGCTTATGCTGTTTTACGTTTCAAAGAAGTAGGTTACTACGATTCTCCTCTTGCAAAGACATTTGCCAGCATCAAAGAAGCTGGAGCGGGCTTTGTTCCCTCTGAATTCTACTGGCCTATACCCGAACGCATTTTTGATGCTTTCCCGTTCTTCCATGGACAACACTTACCTCTAATATTTGTAGGTTTGATGACTTTCATTCTTATCATGAGTAGTGTAACAATGGTACTTGCTGTAGAAGCAGGACACAGAAGAGATAGAGCAGATGTAGAGAAATGGATGCTTTGGACAATTTTGGGTGGTATTACTTTCTTGGGTTGCCAAGCTTGGGAATGGACTCACTTTATTACAGGTACAGACAAAGGTGTTGTAAGAGATGTTTGGATGAATGGCGAATGGGTAAAACAAACAATTAAAGGTGCAAATCTTACTGCCAACGAATATGGTCCTGCTCCTTTTGCATTTAGTTTCTTCACTATTACAGGTTTTCATGGCTTTCACGTATTTAGTGGAGTAATGATAAATATTATCATATTCTTTAATTCTGCTATTGGTATTTATGATAGACCTGGAAGAAATTATGAAATGGTGGAGAAAGTAGGCTTATACTGGCACTTTGTAGACTTAGTTTGGGTGTTTGTATTTACATTCTTCTATTTAGTGTAA
- a CDS encoding cytochrome oxidase subunit III, protein MYQQPNEQSSLNFYEEPEQVFSMHPKKFMMWLFIVSIAMIFASLTSAYIFKQSDTRWLTFDLPEILGYSSLSIALSSISMQLAYYFAKKNDVAKLKINLLITMVLGIIFLVMQWEGWTKLVEMGIYVGGVDKTGQPVNVSGSFVYVLMGVHAFHLITGLLFLIFVTIASFRYQVHSKSMVRMEMCTVYWHFLGGLWIYLYFFLVLNR, encoded by the coding sequence ATGTATCAACAACCCAACGAACAAAGTTCTCTCAATTTTTACGAAGAGCCCGAACAAGTGTTCTCTATGCACCCCAAGAAGTTTATGATGTGGCTCTTTATCGTAAGTATAGCCATGATATTTGCTTCACTAACAAGTGCTTATATATTTAAACAATCTGATACTCGTTGGCTTACCTTCGATTTACCCGAAATCTTAGGATATAGCTCATTATCAATAGCATTGAGCAGTATTTCTATGCAATTGGCTTATTATTTTGCCAAAAAGAATGATGTTGCAAAACTTAAAATAAACTTACTCATTACCATGGTGTTAGGCATCATATTTTTAGTGATGCAATGGGAAGGATGGACAAAATTAGTAGAAATGGGTATTTATGTAGGTGGAGTAGATAAAACAGGGCAACCAGTGAATGTTTCAGGCTCGTTTGTATATGTACTCATGGGGGTTCATGCTTTCCATTTAATTACAGGTTTATTGTTTTTAATTTTTGTAACTATTGCATCTTTTCGCTATCAAGTACATTCTAAATCAATGGTTAGAATGGAAATGTGCACAGTTTATTGGCACTTTCTAGGTGGCTTATGGATATACCTTTATTTCTTTTTAGTACTAAATAGATAA